In the Prosthecobacter vanneervenii genome, one interval contains:
- a CDS encoding outer membrane protein assembly factor BamB family protein, whose protein sequence is MKRTLFLLAAATTLQAADWPIWRGPNHDGISNEKLAGTAVKKVWGAQIGTGFASFAVAAGKVYTTGHADGKDTVFCFDAASGKEVWKHAYAADLGDKYYEGGTSATPTIADGKAYHLSRWGDLICFDAATGKIDWQKNIQKETGADIPDWGFAGSPLVLGNLLIVNVGKAGTAVEKATGKMVWTSDKASSGYCTPYPITANGKAQVVLSSGRAYKGVDPTNGSVLWEHTWSTSYGVNAADPILSGTQLFISSGYNKGCALLDLASAEPKEVWRNRVMKNQFNSSVLIEGHLYGSDGDEGKSASLKCIDFATGAEKWTAPDVGFCSLMAADGKLIIMTAKGELIIAKASEAKFEPISRTPVLTGRCWSTPVLANGHIYVRNAAGDMVCLAVQ, encoded by the coding sequence ATGAAACGCACGCTCTTCCTCCTTGCCGCCGCCACCACTTTGCAGGCAGCCGACTGGCCCATCTGGCGCGGTCCCAACCATGACGGCATCTCCAATGAGAAACTGGCCGGAACAGCAGTCAAAAAAGTGTGGGGTGCACAGATCGGCACCGGCTTTGCCTCATTTGCCGTAGCGGCTGGAAAGGTGTACACTACCGGACACGCGGATGGGAAGGACACGGTCTTCTGCTTTGATGCTGCGAGCGGCAAGGAAGTGTGGAAGCACGCCTATGCCGCCGATCTGGGAGACAAGTACTACGAAGGCGGGACCTCGGCCACACCGACGATCGCCGATGGCAAGGCCTACCATCTGAGCCGCTGGGGAGACCTCATTTGCTTTGATGCCGCGACAGGGAAGATCGACTGGCAGAAGAACATTCAGAAGGAAACGGGCGCGGACATTCCTGACTGGGGGTTTGCAGGTTCGCCGCTGGTGCTGGGCAATCTGCTCATCGTGAATGTGGGCAAGGCGGGCACCGCCGTGGAGAAGGCCACGGGCAAAATGGTGTGGACGAGTGACAAGGCCAGCTCTGGGTACTGCACGCCCTATCCGATCACGGCGAACGGCAAGGCGCAGGTGGTGCTGAGCTCCGGACGAGCCTACAAGGGAGTGGATCCCACGAACGGCAGTGTGCTGTGGGAGCACACGTGGTCGACCAGCTATGGGGTGAATGCGGCGGACCCGATACTCAGCGGCACGCAGCTCTTCATTTCCTCCGGCTACAACAAAGGCTGTGCGCTGCTGGACCTGGCCTCCGCTGAGCCGAAGGAGGTCTGGCGCAATCGGGTGATGAAAAACCAGTTTAACTCCAGCGTGCTGATCGAGGGCCATCTGTATGGCAGCGACGGGGATGAAGGGAAGTCTGCGAGCTTGAAGTGCATCGACTTTGCCACGGGCGCGGAAAAGTGGACTGCGCCGGACGTGGGCTTCTGCTCGCTGATGGCAGCCGATGGCAAGCTGATCATCATGACGGCCAAGGGGGAACTCATCATCGCCAAGGCCAGTGAGGCCAAATTTGAGCCCATCTCCCGCACACCCGTTCTGACGGGGCGCTGCTGGAGCACGCCGGTGCTGGCCAATGGCCACATCTACGTGCGCAATGCCGCCGGAGACATGGTCTGTCTGGCGGTGCAGTAG
- a CDS encoding MFS transporter — protein MNDIASPPPTTSWQRGFWSLMGTQFQGAFSDNVLKWLVVYLVIARKLPKEQLDALVSDSGMYFAIPFLLLSMLGGWMADRFSKRSVMMGVKVMEIGIMLFATYALASGRMGLQLASICLMGVHSAFFAASKYGVLPELVPASRLSWANGVIEMLTFLAAIFGTLAAAWLAESFADKPEWAGAILLGLAMTGWLMSLGITKVPAASPDKPLRLNFLGDLWREFRWMRTDRDLWRANLGNTGFFFIAILIQMNLVLYAEQVLHIKPMENSALQVALAIGMASGSMLAGKLSGDHVEYGLIPLGAFLMAVMGFVLGCADISRTVFTICLTLLGIGGGMFIVPLAAVLQHRPPADRKGAVQGAASWLSWVGISAAAMLQKELNTRLGWTPGDIFWLCGAAAVVGGVYVTMSRPQALPALLKRWTTGKQHG, from the coding sequence ATGAACGATATCGCATCTCCACCCCCCACCACCTCATGGCAGCGCGGCTTCTGGAGCCTGATGGGCACGCAATTTCAGGGGGCGTTTTCTGACAATGTACTCAAGTGGCTGGTGGTTTATCTGGTTATCGCGCGGAAGCTGCCGAAGGAACAGTTGGACGCACTGGTGTCTGACTCGGGCATGTATTTTGCCATTCCGTTTCTGCTGCTTTCCATGCTGGGCGGCTGGATGGCGGACCGATTCAGCAAGAGGAGCGTGATGATGGGGGTGAAGGTGATGGAGATCGGCATCATGCTCTTTGCCACGTATGCGCTGGCCTCCGGCAGAATGGGGCTGCAACTGGCGAGCATCTGCCTCATGGGGGTGCACAGTGCGTTCTTTGCGGCATCAAAGTATGGGGTGCTTCCAGAGCTGGTGCCTGCGTCTCGGCTTTCATGGGCCAATGGAGTGATCGAGATGCTGACCTTTCTGGCGGCCATCTTTGGCACGCTGGCGGCAGCATGGCTGGCAGAGAGCTTTGCAGACAAGCCGGAATGGGCAGGGGCCATCCTGCTGGGGCTGGCGATGACAGGCTGGCTGATGAGCCTGGGGATCACCAAAGTCCCGGCTGCATCGCCAGACAAACCACTGCGGCTCAATTTCTTGGGGGATCTGTGGCGGGAGTTTCGCTGGATGCGCACAGATCGTGATCTGTGGCGGGCGAATCTGGGCAACACGGGCTTCTTTTTCATCGCCATCCTGATTCAGATGAATCTGGTGCTGTACGCTGAGCAGGTGCTGCACATCAAACCGATGGAAAACAGCGCGTTGCAGGTGGCGCTGGCGATTGGCATGGCGTCAGGGAGCATGCTGGCGGGGAAGCTAAGCGGAGATCACGTGGAATATGGGCTGATCCCACTTGGGGCGTTTTTGATGGCGGTCATGGGTTTCGTGCTGGGATGTGCGGATATTTCCAGGACGGTGTTTACCATCTGCCTCACGCTGCTGGGCATTGGAGGAGGCATGTTCATCGTGCCGCTGGCGGCTGTGCTGCAGCATCGGCCACCGGCGGATCGCAAGGGGGCGGTGCAGGGCGCGGCCTCGTGGCTTTCCTGGGTGGGTATCTCTGCCGCCGCGATGCTGCAGAAGGAGCTGAACACCCGCCTGGGCTGGACACCTGGAGACATCTTCTGGCTGTGCGGAGCCGCAGCGGTGGTGGGCGGTGTGTATGTAACGATGTCGCGCCCGCAGGCACTGCCTGCCTTGCTCAAACGCTGGACCACAGGCAAGCAACATGGCTGA
- a CDS encoding glycosyltransferase has translation MAEILLLPFGSAGDVFPFIWLGRQLKARGHRVRMITACLFEEHALRAGLEFISLGKRDEFEVMMRDPRIWKSGIGTKVVFDFAAKSVEPYLAAIESCGPVDLMLAPVTAFAARLAREKHGIPLLTVHLQPAVFVSAHETPLLHPAMRLFNKLPVWLKRLFLALPNPVDLFALPTVRRICQANGVKPPRSLWREWWDSPDGVLALFPEWFAQPQPDWPVKLMQWTFPLEDLAKEQALTPELQAFLDQGERPVVFTPGSANVQASRFFVVAAEAVRRIGCRAVFVTRDPGQVPKDLPAGVITVEYAPFSTLLRHAAVFVHHGGVGTMSQGFAAGVPQLIMAMAHDQPDNADRLERLGAGKGLSVRQFRAGRVETELKRLLNDERIQLAAKECATKLRHTAGADDLMSMIEACMQPIQPAA, from the coding sequence ATGGCTGAAATCCTACTGCTTCCCTTTGGCAGCGCCGGCGATGTCTTTCCCTTCATCTGGCTGGGGAGGCAGCTCAAGGCGCGCGGGCATCGGGTGCGGATGATCACCGCGTGTTTGTTTGAAGAGCATGCGCTCAGGGCCGGGCTGGAGTTTATCTCCCTCGGCAAGAGGGATGAGTTTGAGGTGATGATGCGAGATCCGCGCATCTGGAAATCAGGCATCGGCACAAAAGTCGTTTTCGATTTTGCCGCCAAGTCCGTGGAGCCTTATCTGGCTGCGATCGAAAGCTGCGGTCCGGTGGATCTGATGCTGGCACCTGTCACAGCCTTTGCCGCACGACTGGCGCGTGAAAAGCACGGCATCCCTCTCCTTACGGTGCATTTGCAGCCGGCGGTATTTGTGAGTGCGCATGAGACGCCGCTGCTGCATCCGGCCATGCGTTTGTTTAACAAGCTGCCCGTCTGGCTGAAGCGGCTGTTTTTGGCTCTGCCCAATCCGGTGGATCTCTTTGCCCTGCCAACAGTGCGCCGGATTTGTCAGGCAAACGGCGTCAAGCCGCCGCGCAGCCTGTGGCGCGAGTGGTGGGATTCTCCGGACGGGGTGCTGGCTCTGTTTCCAGAGTGGTTTGCGCAGCCGCAGCCCGACTGGCCGGTTAAGCTGATGCAGTGGACTTTCCCGCTCGAGGATCTTGCGAAAGAGCAGGCTCTGACGCCGGAGCTGCAGGCGTTCCTAGATCAAGGAGAGCGCCCCGTCGTTTTCACTCCTGGAAGCGCGAACGTGCAGGCCTCACGTTTCTTTGTCGTGGCGGCGGAGGCGGTGCGTCGAATCGGCTGCCGGGCGGTGTTTGTGACCCGTGATCCAGGCCAGGTGCCGAAGGATCTGCCGGCAGGCGTCATCACGGTGGAATACGCCCCCTTCAGCACCTTGCTGCGGCATGCGGCGGTGTTTGTGCATCATGGCGGAGTCGGCACGATGTCCCAGGGATTTGCCGCAGGTGTGCCACAGCTGATCATGGCCATGGCGCACGACCAGCCTGACAACGCTGACCGGCTGGAAAGATTGGGTGCGGGCAAGGGGCTGAGTGTGCGGCAGTTTAGAGCTGGCAGGGTGGAAACGGAGCTGAAGAGGCTGCTGAATGACGAGCGCATCCAGCTGGCTGCGAAGGAATGCGCCACAAAGCTCAGACACACGGCCGGTGCTGATGATCTGATGAGCATGATCGAGGCGTGCATGCAGCCCATTCAACCGGCTGCCTGA
- a CDS encoding glycosyltransferase, which produces MAKIYLLPIGTTGDLLPMIWIGRQMKARGHEVVLFWLEEYRDMVREAGLDFGGYGEDDCEEPIRNAGYWKMHEGLRLSYDFAGRCAVMCINAVTKWMQSHGRPDLLMAPIMSFAAPILRSRLGAPLITTHMSTLQLLSAHKVPLGVPCGKLLRILPLPVRRALLHRVAPYDHLAKPHLRQCCTEPGEKPPRWLRDWFYSPDGSLVFFPAWYVPPQPDWPVNTYQWDFPMEDLVHSKKLEPGLAAFLDAGEAPVVFRFGSDATRSRPFYSVAAELVERISSRAVFVIRQGDQVPDNLPDTIHTTTYVPFSLLLPHVSVCVHYGGMGTLSQCFAAGLPQIIVPMVFDQFDNAHFVESLGAGLQLNLNRWSVANALPLLMRCLEDEGIRRSAKECAERLRQRKPVSELAEWLETKMKPASPASAAIV; this is translated from the coding sequence ATGGCTAAAATTTATCTCCTTCCCATAGGAACCACGGGCGACTTGCTGCCGATGATCTGGATCGGACGCCAGATGAAGGCACGTGGACATGAGGTGGTCTTGTTTTGGCTGGAGGAATACCGTGACATGGTGCGCGAGGCCGGGCTGGATTTCGGAGGGTATGGGGAGGACGACTGCGAAGAACCGATCCGAAATGCCGGTTACTGGAAGATGCATGAAGGTCTCAGGCTATCCTATGATTTTGCGGGCCGTTGTGCCGTCATGTGCATCAACGCAGTGACGAAGTGGATGCAGAGTCATGGCAGGCCGGATCTGCTGATGGCGCCCATCATGAGCTTCGCCGCACCCATTTTAAGATCGCGGCTGGGAGCACCATTGATCACCACGCACATGAGCACGCTGCAGCTGCTGAGCGCGCACAAAGTGCCGCTGGGTGTGCCGTGTGGAAAGCTGCTGCGAATCCTGCCGCTGCCTGTGAGACGTGCCCTGCTTCATCGGGTGGCACCCTATGATCACCTGGCGAAGCCGCACCTGAGGCAATGCTGCACAGAGCCGGGAGAGAAGCCGCCACGCTGGCTGCGGGACTGGTTTTATTCGCCGGATGGCTCCCTGGTTTTTTTTCCTGCGTGGTATGTGCCTCCGCAGCCTGACTGGCCGGTGAACACCTATCAGTGGGATTTTCCCATGGAAGATCTCGTGCACTCGAAAAAACTGGAGCCAGGACTGGCTGCTTTTCTTGATGCGGGGGAAGCGCCGGTTGTTTTTCGTTTCGGAAGTGATGCCACGCGATCGAGGCCATTTTACAGTGTGGCTGCCGAGCTGGTGGAACGCATTAGCAGCCGGGCTGTTTTTGTGATCCGTCAGGGAGATCAGGTGCCAGACAATCTTCCGGATACCATTCATACCACGACTTATGTGCCATTCAGCCTGCTGCTGCCGCATGTGAGCGTGTGTGTGCATTACGGGGGCATGGGCACCCTCTCCCAGTGTTTTGCCGCCGGGCTGCCACAGATCATCGTGCCCATGGTTTTTGACCAGTTTGACAATGCTCACTTTGTCGAAAGCCTGGGCGCAGGGCTGCAGCTGAATTTGAACCGATGGTCCGTGGCGAATGCGCTGCCCCTGCTGATGCGCTGCCTGGAGGACGAGGGCATCCGACGCAGTGCAAAAGAGTGCGCGGAGCGGCTGCGCCAGCGCAAACCGGTTTCTGAGCTGGCGGAGTGGCTCGAAACAAAAATGAAGCCCGCAAGCCCAGCCTCAGCGGCCATCGTCTGA
- a CDS encoding glycosyltransferase, with protein MDALSENRDPGHILLLPFGTSGSVFPFIWLGRLLLRRGHRVTMITAGIHEKAAASAGLNFIPLGSDVVERMLNEADLWREVHGSKVAYQHAGEATRYYVEAIEVLIAREGVPDLMLAPMICFGARLMREKRGIPLISVHLYPMMFVSAHAPPLVARVFRWLRRLPLWLRKIVLAMPNPLDFMALRGVWACCDEHAVTRPMSLWRQWWHSPDGVLALFPAWFAAPQPDWPGNLLQWDFPMEDMVDEKPLEQELMNFLQEGPQPVMFTAGSGQFHAEKFFATALELTQQLGCRAVFISAKAGQVPKELPPSVYVTAYAPFSTLLPHARAFVHHGGIGTMSQSLAAGIPQLVVDMALDQHDNAERLEQLGVGLSIPASRFSTERARPLLQRCISDPTMRARAVEHAARMKTKRDPAVMLQWLEEKCRNQHPQA; from the coding sequence ATGGATGCATTGTCTGAAAACCGTGACCCCGGCCACATTTTGCTGCTGCCTTTCGGCACTTCCGGCAGTGTGTTTCCGTTTATCTGGCTTGGCCGCCTGCTGCTGAGGCGAGGCCATCGGGTAACGATGATCACGGCAGGCATTCATGAGAAAGCGGCTGCCAGCGCAGGGCTGAACTTCATTCCACTGGGCAGTGACGTGGTGGAAAGGATGCTGAATGAGGCGGATCTCTGGCGCGAGGTGCATGGCTCCAAAGTGGCCTATCAGCACGCGGGTGAAGCCACGCGATATTACGTGGAGGCAATCGAGGTGCTCATCGCCAGGGAAGGCGTGCCGGATCTGATGCTTGCCCCGATGATTTGTTTTGGAGCCAGGCTCATGCGTGAGAAACGGGGAATCCCGCTGATAAGCGTGCACCTCTATCCCATGATGTTTGTCAGTGCGCATGCGCCGCCGTTGGTGGCACGGGTCTTTCGCTGGCTGCGCAGACTGCCGCTGTGGCTGCGCAAGATTGTGCTGGCCATGCCCAACCCGCTCGACTTCATGGCCCTGCGCGGCGTTTGGGCATGCTGCGACGAGCATGCTGTCACGCGGCCTATGAGCTTGTGGCGGCAGTGGTGGCATTCGCCGGATGGGGTGCTGGCTTTGTTTCCAGCATGGTTTGCAGCGCCGCAGCCTGACTGGCCCGGCAATCTGCTGCAGTGGGATTTTCCAATGGAGGATATGGTGGATGAAAAGCCGTTGGAGCAGGAGCTGATGAACTTTCTGCAGGAGGGGCCCCAACCGGTGATGTTCACGGCGGGTTCCGGGCAGTTTCACGCCGAGAAATTTTTTGCCACAGCTCTGGAGCTGACGCAGCAGCTGGGGTGTCGAGCCGTTTTCATCAGTGCCAAAGCCGGGCAGGTGCCCAAGGAACTGCCGCCTTCCGTTTATGTGACCGCTTATGCCCCCTTCAGCACGCTGCTGCCGCATGCCCGTGCCTTTGTGCATCATGGCGGAATCGGAACCATGTCTCAAAGCCTGGCAGCAGGCATACCGCAGCTGGTGGTGGACATGGCGCTGGATCAGCATGACAACGCCGAGCGGCTGGAACAGCTGGGCGTGGGGCTGAGCATTCCTGCCAGTCGTTTTTCGACAGAAAGAGCGCGGCCGCTGCTGCAGCGCTGCATTTCGGACCCGACGATGCGTGCCAGGGCTGTAGAGCATGCCGCACGCATGAAAACCAAACGTGACCCGGCTGTGATGCTGCAGTGGCTGGAGGAAAAATGCCGGAACCAACACCCACAAGCATGA
- a CDS encoding alpha/beta hydrolase — protein MTQERLPIYLIPGLGADRRNYPDVWTELPGCTRLEWEEYHGPSSVPEVARFMAEKWQLPPGAVLVGSSFGGIVACEIAKFLPVHAVVLVASSTSGRDFVTTGRMKLLTRVLPLRLVQTLLRRAQPWLEFVWGRGGTPLTRAVLDSMQMFCACQAAFYRGMFDAISSWEGADTPNARVIRIHGKLDKLVNVPAHADAYLNGGHMIGMTHAHECVDFIKCWLQDQRQVQLWHAI, from the coding sequence ATGACACAGGAGCGGCTTCCGATTTATCTCATTCCGGGACTGGGGGCTGACAGGCGCAACTATCCTGACGTCTGGACAGAGCTGCCGGGCTGCACGCGGCTGGAATGGGAGGAATATCACGGGCCATCCTCCGTGCCTGAAGTGGCCAGATTCATGGCAGAAAAGTGGCAGCTGCCACCGGGCGCTGTGCTGGTGGGCTCTTCCTTCGGGGGAATCGTGGCCTGTGAGATCGCGAAGTTTCTGCCCGTGCATGCGGTGGTTCTCGTGGCCAGTTCCACATCGGGTCGAGATTTCGTGACGACCGGCAGGATGAAACTGCTGACACGTGTGCTGCCATTACGGCTGGTGCAGACTCTGCTGCGGCGCGCACAGCCTTGGCTGGAGTTTGTCTGGGGGCGTGGAGGCACTCCTCTGACGAGGGCTGTGCTGGACTCCATGCAGATGTTTTGCGCGTGCCAGGCAGCTTTTTACCGGGGCATGTTTGATGCCATTTCAAGTTGGGAGGGTGCTGATACGCCAAATGCCCGTGTGATCCGAATCCATGGCAAGCTGGACAAACTGGTGAACGTGCCTGCCCATGCGGATGCGTATTTAAACGGAGGTCATATGATCGGGATGACGCATGCCCATGAGTGTGTGGACTTTATCAAGTGCTGGCTGCAAGATCAGCGCCAGGTGCAACTGTGGCATGCGATCTGA
- a CDS encoding glycosyltransferase has product MSQIVLLPHGTAGDVLPYIFLGRKLVERGHRVTMIWIESFRAAAERAGLQYVAMDDGGFEEMLKNPAAWHPHEGLKLGFACAGRCLEPRLKAFFEDMACNGAPDLLLAPRSNFAARLLREKLGVSFVSVVIYPMGFVSAYEVPAGILAAGLLRLLPVFVRKMIFAMVAPYDSFVMPYVRESCLAHGVMPPRKLNREWGYPPEGVLALFPSWYGQPQPDWPKNCLQWDFPREDLSTEKALPAELCAFLDAGEKPVVFTLGTGNHHALHFFTTAVKLCERLGCRAVFLSRDQSQIPDDLPSTIHAVQYAAFSALLPHARVFVHHGGIGTLALGCMAGLPQFIVPMACDQPDNAERLEKMGVGVKLDVSRFNFDRALPLLKRCLEDERMRHKAEACAKLAEENRMPESVLVDWLEERMKKTAAGQS; this is encoded by the coding sequence ATGAGTCAAATCGTCCTTCTACCCCATGGCACCGCAGGAGATGTGCTGCCGTATATTTTTCTGGGACGAAAACTGGTCGAGCGTGGCCATCGGGTGACGATGATTTGGATCGAGTCCTTCCGGGCAGCCGCCGAGCGGGCGGGCCTGCAGTATGTGGCGATGGATGATGGCGGCTTTGAGGAGATGCTGAAAAACCCGGCGGCGTGGCATCCTCACGAGGGGCTGAAATTGGGCTTTGCTTGCGCGGGGCGCTGCCTGGAGCCGCGGTTGAAGGCCTTTTTTGAAGACATGGCATGCAATGGCGCGCCTGACCTGCTGCTGGCTCCGAGATCGAACTTTGCCGCGCGTCTGTTGCGCGAGAAGCTGGGAGTGTCGTTTGTCTCAGTCGTCATCTATCCCATGGGTTTCGTCAGTGCGTATGAGGTGCCTGCGGGCATTCTCGCTGCTGGTTTGCTGCGTCTTCTGCCGGTCTTTGTGCGCAAGATGATCTTTGCCATGGTGGCACCGTATGACAGCTTTGTGATGCCCTATGTGCGTGAGAGTTGTCTGGCGCATGGTGTGATGCCGCCGAGAAAGCTAAACCGCGAATGGGGCTATCCGCCTGAGGGTGTGCTGGCGCTCTTTCCCAGTTGGTATGGGCAACCGCAACCCGACTGGCCCAAAAACTGTCTGCAATGGGATTTTCCGAGAGAGGACCTGTCGACGGAAAAAGCATTGCCGGCTGAGCTGTGTGCGTTTTTGGACGCAGGCGAAAAGCCTGTGGTGTTCACCTTGGGGACGGGCAATCACCATGCGCTGCATTTTTTCACCACAGCGGTGAAGCTTTGCGAGAGACTGGGCTGCAGGGCGGTGTTTTTGAGCCGCGATCAGAGCCAGATACCTGATGATCTGCCGAGTACGATCCATGCGGTGCAATATGCGGCTTTCAGTGCGTTGCTGCCACATGCGCGTGTTTTTGTACATCATGGCGGGATTGGCACGCTGGCTCTGGGGTGCATGGCCGGGCTGCCTCAGTTTATTGTGCCGATGGCCTGCGATCAGCCGGACAATGCCGAACGGCTGGAGAAGATGGGAGTGGGGGTGAAGCTGGATGTGAGCCGGTTTAACTTTGACCGTGCACTGCCGCTGCTGAAGCGCTGCCTGGAGGATGAGAGAATGCGGCATAAAGCTGAAGCATGCGCCAAGCTGGCGGAAGAAAATCGAATGCCTGAAAGTGTGCTGGTTGACTGGCTGGAGGAGCGTATGAAAAAGACGGCGGCTGGACAATCATGA
- a CDS encoding APC family permease, whose amino-acid sequence MKQADAIAPDRRFGLLQATALNMSNMLGAGPFITIPALMATMGGPQSMLGWGVALILALADGLVWSELGAALQKSGGSYVYLREGYGREKWGRFMGFLFIWQFILSGPLELATAYVGVAQYLQSLWPQSSELARLSAGAVVGLMMIVLLYRRIESIGSIMMTLWAGVLLAMAVVIWTGVRNFDAKLAFDFPADAWSFDVTKWVALGAAARIGMYDYLGYYDICFIGDEVKQPGRVIPRAVMLSLVLVALIYFAVNLSIIGVVPWRELVSTEGVSEPVVTIMMTKVYGSGFAQLFTLLVLWTMVACCFAMLLGYSRIPYAAARDGSFFKVFGRLHASLGFPHVSLIVIGVVSAAATFVKLGTLIDALLTTRIVVQFAGQIGALVLLRRMKPELERPFRMWLYPLPALLALAGWTYLLVTTDRTLVGYGMAALLAGALAFLAWSWKMRTWPFLKVKDA is encoded by the coding sequence ATGAAACAGGCTGATGCCATAGCACCTGATCGCCGCTTTGGCCTGCTGCAAGCCACGGCGCTGAACATGTCCAACATGCTGGGGGCCGGGCCGTTTATCACGATCCCTGCACTGATGGCTACGATGGGCGGGCCACAGTCCATGCTGGGCTGGGGAGTGGCGCTGATTCTGGCGCTGGCAGACGGGCTGGTGTGGAGCGAACTGGGGGCGGCGCTGCAAAAGTCCGGCGGATCGTATGTCTATCTGAGGGAGGGATACGGGCGCGAAAAGTGGGGGCGCTTCATGGGCTTTCTCTTCATCTGGCAGTTCATCCTGAGCGGGCCGCTGGAACTGGCCACGGCCTATGTGGGGGTGGCGCAGTATCTGCAGTCGCTATGGCCGCAGAGCAGTGAGCTGGCGCGGTTGAGCGCAGGTGCAGTGGTGGGGCTGATGATGATCGTGCTGCTTTATCGACGCATTGAATCGATCGGCAGCATCATGATGACACTATGGGCAGGCGTGCTGCTGGCAATGGCGGTGGTGATCTGGACTGGCGTCCGAAATTTCGATGCGAAGCTTGCTTTTGATTTCCCTGCGGATGCCTGGAGCTTCGATGTCACCAAGTGGGTGGCGCTGGGGGCGGCGGCGCGGATCGGCATGTATGACTATCTGGGCTACTATGACATCTGCTTTATCGGTGATGAAGTGAAGCAGCCTGGGCGGGTGATTCCGCGTGCAGTCATGCTGAGCCTGGTGCTGGTGGCGCTCATTTATTTTGCCGTGAATCTTTCGATCATAGGAGTGGTGCCATGGCGGGAGCTCGTGAGCACGGAGGGAGTAAGCGAGCCGGTGGTGACTATAATGATGACGAAAGTTTATGGCAGCGGCTTTGCGCAGCTTTTCACCCTTCTGGTGCTGTGGACGATGGTGGCGTGCTGTTTCGCCATGCTGCTGGGTTATTCCCGCATCCCGTATGCGGCGGCAAGAGATGGCAGTTTTTTCAAGGTTTTTGGGAGGTTGCATGCAAGCCTGGGATTTCCCCATGTGTCACTGATTGTGATAGGTGTTGTTTCGGCGGCAGCCACATTTGTAAAGCTGGGCACTTTGATCGATGCGTTGCTGACGACGCGCATCGTGGTGCAGTTTGCCGGACAGATTGGTGCGCTGGTGCTGCTGCGGCGCATGAAGCCTGAGTTGGAAAGACCGTTTCGCATGTGGCTTTATCCTCTGCCGGCGCTGCTGGCCCTGGCGGGGTGGACTTATCTTCTCGTGACCACGGACCGCACGCTGGTGGGGTATGGCATGGCAGCGCTGCTGGCAGGGGCGCTGGCTTTTCTGGCGTGGAGCTGGAAGATGCGCACGTGGCCTTTTCTCAAAGTAAAAGACGCTTGA
- a CDS encoding YqjF family protein, with protein MPAAPTLESRLAFRECPRSAHVMLQRWEKLAFLHWRWDPADIQRTLPPGLYVDTFEGDAWLAIVPFFMRGIRPRFCPPVPGISNFLELNVRTYVHDEQGRSGVWFYSLDCNQSFAVWTARTFFHLPYQHARMQAAHSQGWIDYRCKRNGTTVESRFHYRIASETHAAAPGSLEFFLAERYLLFSQTSRGLRCGQVHHAPYPLAEAAVHTWDVSPLLQAGFADPKRPPDHLIGSPGVDVRVYPLTS; from the coding sequence ATGCCTGCCGCCCCTACGCTCGAATCCCGCCTCGCCTTCCGCGAGTGCCCTCGTAGTGCCCATGTGATGCTGCAGCGCTGGGAGAAGCTGGCTTTCCTGCACTGGCGCTGGGATCCTGCGGATATCCAGCGCACACTGCCACCCGGCCTGTACGTTGATACCTTTGAGGGAGACGCCTGGCTGGCCATCGTGCCGTTTTTCATGCGCGGCATCCGCCCGCGCTTCTGCCCTCCCGTTCCAGGTATCAGCAACTTTCTGGAACTCAATGTGCGCACCTACGTGCATGACGAACAGGGCCGCTCGGGTGTGTGGTTCTACTCCCTCGACTGCAATCAATCCTTCGCCGTCTGGACTGCGCGCACCTTTTTCCATCTTCCCTATCAGCATGCCCGCATGCAGGCTGCGCACAGCCAGGGATGGATCGACTACCGCTGCAAGCGAAACGGAACCACCGTCGAATCTCGCTTTCATTATCGCATCGCATCCGAAACACACGCGGCGGCACCGGGATCATTGGAGTTCTTCCTCGCGGAGCGTTACCTGCTGTTTTCACAGACATCTCGCGGACTGCGCTGCGGGCAGGTGCATCATGCTCCGTATCCTCTGGCAGAGGCAGCCGTGCACACATGGGACGTCAGCCCGCTGTTACAGGCAGGCTTTGCAGATCCAAAACGACCTCCGGATCACCTCATAGGGTCGCCAGGCGTGGATGTGCGGGTGTATCCGCTTACCTCATGA